AGTCCGGCGGCGGACAGCTGGTCTACCCCGGGAGGCCAGGCAAAGCCCGGCCGAGGGGCACGGGAAAAACCCCCCGCCCCTCGCCAGGGCGAGGGGacccgccgccccggccccgcccgcgccgcccggGCCGGGGCCCGGGGCCGTGCGGGCCCCGGCCCGGGCCGGCCGGGCCGCACCGCCCGCGCCGGTGGGGCCCCAGACGACCCCCGGGCGGGGGCGCtcgccccccggcccccccgggcAGCCGCCCGGACCCCAGTCTACCCCCCCCCGGagacgggggggggggggggggacaaggggtccccgccccgccccggcggCCCGCGCGCGCggcgggggaaaaaaaaaaccccccccagcCGTCCCACCCGCGCCGGCCAACCCCCGCCCCCGTCTGGGGCCTAACCCCGGGAGGGAAGTCGAGGCCGCGCGCGGCCCGGCGGGgggcctctctctctctctctcccctctctctctcactctcactctcttctctctctctctctctcgctGGCTGACTGGCGGccccggggcccttttcccgtGGGGTCCCCCGGCCCCCGACCCCGCAAGGGGCCTTTAGACCCCGCGGGGGAGAGCGCAAGGcacccccccggggcccccggcccccccctGTGCCGCCCGCCCCGGGCCAGCCCCCTTGGGGCCCCCGGCCCGCCgagagaggggagggggagggggagaagaaaaaaagaaagccccCTTTTCTGGGAGGAAGCGGgcgcccccgcccggcccccctCGGGGGCGTTCGGAAGTTAGGGCCAAAACTTGTGTCAGGCTGTTTCAATAGATCGCAGcgagggagctgctctgctacGTACGAAACCCTGACCCAGAATCAGGTCGTCTACGAATGATTTAGCGCCGGGTGCCCCACGATCATGCGGTACGCGACGGGGGAGAGGCGGCGCCGCATCCGTCCGCCCCTCCGGCTCCCAACCACGAGCGGCGCTCCTCACCGGGCCCGCCCGCGGACGGGCGGGCGGCCGGCTATCGCGAGCCCACCGAGGCGCCGGCGGCGCTGCGGTATCGCTACGTCTAGGCGGGATTCTGACTTAGAGGCGTTTTATTTATAAGCCCCAGATTAGCCTCGCGCCAGTGCCCTCACCCAAAGGCACCACCAGGGGGCTGACCTGGGGGTCCTCGTCTGAGCAGATTACTATTGCAACAACACATCATCAGTAGGGTAAAACTAACCTGTCTCACACCGGTCTAAACCCCTACGTTTTCCCATTTTGGGTAACAATCCAACCTTGTTTAATTCTGCTTCACAATGAAGGAAGAAACCACATCGAGGGTCAAAAAACGTCGTATGAACGCTTGGCCCCACAAGCCATTACCCTTTAACTTTTTCGACACCCTGCTTAAACCCAAAACCAGAAGGATCTGAGGGCCCCCTTTCACGGGCTGTATTCGTACGAAAATCAAAATCAAGCGACTTTTGCCTTCTCCCCAAGGGGTTCCGTCTCCCTGAGCTCGGCCTTAGGGCACCGCGTTTCGGGTTTGACAGGTTACCGCCCCATCAAACCCCCACCTGCCCCGTCCCCAGCGGTCGCGCCGGCGCGCGCCGGGCCGCTTGGCCCCGAACAGAGCCCCCCCCGGGGTCGCCCCCCCGCCCCACCGGTTTAATGAAAAAACTCAAGTAGTGGTATTTCACCGACGGGGCCCACGCCGGGGGGGGTCGCCCCGCACCGCCGaggggcccgcccggccccccccTTATTCTACACCTCTCATGTCTCTTCACAGCCCAACGATCAACCCCACAGGGGCTTTTTCCCCCTGATTCCGCCAAGCCCTTCCCTTGGCTGTGGTTTCGCTGGATAGTAGGTAGGGGCAGTGGAACTCGTTCAACCCTTTATGCGCTCACTAATTAGATGACGAGGGATTTGCAAAccctttaaaaatcaaaagttACTCCCCCGTTTACCCCCTTCATtgaaaattttttcctttttacattCAACACTGGGCAAAATCACATCGCTCAACACCCCCTCGGGCCTTCGCGagctttgttttaattaaacatCGGATTCCCCGGGTCCCACCAGTTCTAACCCGGGCTCTAGGCGCCGCCGAgggggggcccgggcccgggggaccccccccaccctcccccCGCAAACCGCTCCCGACGccccggggccccccggggCCGCGCGTTTAATATTAAGgcgcggccgcgccgccgcgGGGGCGGCGCGCGCCACACCGGCGGCGGCCGCCGCGGGGGCGCCCCCCGCGGcaaggcgggggggggggagggggggcgggCCGCCCGCCGCAGCTGGGGCACCCGGGGGGGGGAAAGGGCCCCGCCCCCTACCCGGGTCCGGGGCGCGCCAGCCACCCGGCGCcccggggggggccgggggggccaGGGCGGACCACTCACCGCGCGCGGCGCCTCGTCCGGGCCGCGGCGCGCCCCCCCACCCCGTTTCCGCCCCACCCGACCGACCCACCCCTTAGAGCCAATCCTTACCCAAGAACGGACCcgggttttccccatttcccttaCCTACATTGTTCCAACATGCCAAGGCTGTTCACCTTGAGACTCGGGGAAAGGGGGTAGGGCCCCGGGCGCGAGATTTTACACCCCCCCCCCGATTTTCCCCCGGGCCAGCGAGAGCTCCCCGGGACCCGCCGGAACCGCACGCTTTCCAAGCGCGGGCCCCTCCTCGGGCGAACCCATTCCAGGGCGCCCGCCCcttcacaaagaaaagaaactctCCCGGGCTCCCCCCGGGCTTCTCCGGGATCGGTGCGCCCACCGCAACTGGGCGCCTCGCGCGCCCGTCTCCGCCACTCCGGATTTCGGGGATCTGAACCCGACTCCCTTTCGATCCGGCTGAGGGCAACGGAGGCCATCGCCCGCCATTTCGGAACGGCGCTCGCCTATCGCTTTAGGACCGCTGACCCATTTTCAACTGCTGTTCACAATGGAACCCTGCTCCACTTCGGCTTCAAAGCTCCCCGTTTGAATATTTGCTACTACCACCAAGATCTGCAACCTGCGGCGGCTCCAAACCCGGGCCCGACGCCCCGGCTTCGACGCACCGCAGGGGCCCCTCCTAACTCGTCGCGGCCTAGCCCCCCGGGCATCGCACTCCCGGGCGACGCCGGTATGGCCGACGCTCCACGCCATCCATTTTCAGGGCTAGTTGATTCGGCAGGTGAGTTGTTTACACACTCCTTAGCGGTTTCCCCGACTTCCAGGGGCCACCGTCCTGCTGTCTAATCAACCAACACCTTTTTTTGGCTCTGATGACGTCGCATCGGCGTTTAAACCCCGGGCGTTCGGTTCATCCCGCAGCGCCAGTTCCTGCTTACCAAAAGTGGCCCACGAGCACTCGCATTCCACGGGGCGGCTCCACGCCAGCGAGCCGGCCCCCTTTTAACCCCGTGAAAGTTTGAGAATAGGTTGAGATCGTTTCCCGGGCCCCAAGACCTCCCAACATTCCTTTTCCGGTAAAACTCCCATTCCGATCCAACTATCTAGGGGAAAATCGGAGGGGAAACCCCTACTAGATGGTTCCTTAGTCTTTTGCCCCTGACCCGGTTTGGGCAAACCCATTTTCACTCAACCGCTACGGGCCTCCACCAAGTTTCCCCTGGTTTCGCCCCCCCCCAGGCATAGTTCACCATCTTCGGGGCCCACAAAGGGCCCACAACGCTCCACCCCCCGGCCGCGAGGGGGGGGCGGGGGAGAAAAGGGCCCCGGGGGTGCGCCCGGGCTTTCCAGGGCGACCCGCCCCGGATCCACCTCAGGGCCCCGCGCCCGGCCCTCACCTTCCCTTGCGGGCCCGGGGGTTTCACTCGGGCCCTGACTCCCACTGCCCAGACTCCTGGGCCTTTCAAACGGGGCGGTGGGGACCCCACATCGCCGCGACCCCGGGGGCCCCACCGGGCCCCTACCGGCCCGGGGCGCCGCCGGGCGGGGGGCCCCTGAGCGCAGTCCCCCCGGGGTTTACgcggcgccggggccggggggccccggccccccacCCCCGCGCAAAACGCCCGGGGCGGGGCGCCCCCGCAGGGCCCCCCCGCACGGCGCCGCCGACGGGGGAGGGCGCGCGGCGGTCCTCTCCCTCGCCCCCCGGGGTTTCCGGGGAGACCTGCCTTTCCCGGGGGGTTAACACCCGCCCCGTTTGCGCGGCGCCGGGCCCCCCTCCCCCGGGGCCTTCCCACCGACCCCGGGGCCGGCGCGGCCACCGCCGCAGAAATCCCCGGCCAGGGCCGGGGCCCCCGGCCGGGGGCGGGCCCCCGCGCcggcccccccccgggcccccccccgcACGGGGTttgcccgggggggggggggggggggggggggggggggggggggggggggggggcgggggggaggCGGGGGCGAGGGTCCCCCGAGACCCCCCCGGCCGCCGCAACCCCGGGGGTTTACCCTCCGGGGGGACTGCGCGGGCCCCACCCTTTAAACCCTTTTAAAGGGTTTTTCACGCCCCCTTGAACTCTCTCTTTAAAGTTCTTTTCACTTTCCCTTACTACTTGTTGCTTCGGGCTCGTCCCGGGATTTAGCCTTAGATGGAGTTTACCACCCCTTTGGCTGCatcccaaccaaacccaaatcccagaaCCCGGGGCCCGGCGCCCGGGGCCCTACCGGCCTCACCCCTCCCGGGTGCGCCTCGATCCCAGGGCTTGGTTCCCCCCCCAAGCGCCGCCGGGGGTTGGGGCTCGTCGCCAAATGTCCCGCCCCCACCCGGGGGGGATTCGCCTGGGCTTTTCCCTCTTCGCCCCCCGTTACTGAGGGAATCCTCGTTATTTCTTTCCACCGCTGACTAAAATCTAAATTCAGCGGTCGCCACGTCACTGAGTCCAGCCCAAACCGGGCGCCCGCCCGCGCCGACGGCCCCCCTTCTCCGCCGcgctcccccctcccccccccccgccccgggaACCCGGGGAACCGCCGAGAGAGCCCCCACCCCCGGAACGAAAACCGAAAAGGCCCGCGAAACGCGCCCCGGCGCAAAacccggccccgcggggcccgggccgggcccgcggggGCGCGCAAACGGCCTTTCGGGGGGGAAGGGCGAGCCCTGCGAcgcgccccccgggcccccgAGACCGCCCCGGGGAGGACGgcggggaggagggagggggcgggccggggggaGGGGGTTTCAAACCCCCCCGTCCCCGCCCTCCGCCTCGCCGCCCCGGGGCAGCAGGGCACGGTCCCGCCGCGTACCCACCCGCAGACACCGCCGCCCGGTGGAAGGCCGGGGCGAGGCCCGCCCTCgccctcccccttttcccccgccCTTTCCTTTTCCGCTcgcctctctctccttcctctatCTTTTTCCCCTCGGCCCCTTCGACCCCCTTCCTCgcgctccccccgccccgccgccccccgaaAACCGCGCGGGGCCCCGGGCAAACGAGTTTCCGCCCCAGCGGCTCCTCCCGGAGCGGAAAAGGGGCCTCCCAGTCTGCATTTAGGGGACAAAGGCCCTGCGGGGCGACGGCCGCACCGCGGCCGCGACCCGCGACGGCGACCGCGCCGGCCCCAGCAAGGATGGGGGGCCGCCGGGGGAAACCCCTTCCCCGCCCGACCGCCCACCGCCTTCCCCCGGGGAAACCGGGCGGCACGCCGCCCCAAAGGGCCGCCCCCGCCCACCCGCCGCCGAACCGCCCCCGGGGGCAACGGCCTCGAGGCGACCCCAGCCCGCCCCCCGGGGTGGCCCCCGGACGGCGATTGATCGTCAACACGCTCAACGGGGCTAGCCCCGGAGGAACCCGGCCCCCCCAATTGCTCAAAGGGCGATGATCAATGTTCCTCAATTCACATTAATTCTCGCACCTACTCGTTTTTTCATCGCCCAAACGAGCCGAGTGATCCCCCGCTAAATTTGTCGGGCTTGGGCGCCGCTCCCGCAAGCGCCCCTTTTTGTCTCTCGCAGCCGAGACGCCGGCGCGCGCCTGGCTTTGACCTAAAGACACAAACCCAACCCgtgaaaaaagggggaaaaccccCGCTCCAAGACTGGCCCCAAGGGGGGGAGCCCCCCCCCCGACCGCCTCCCCCCCCCCGAGGGGGGACCGACCTCACTCCGTCTTTTTGGAGGGGGCCCCGCGCCCGGGGTTTCCCCCGGGCCCCGGCGAGGGCCGGGCGGCGCGCCCGCACGCGGGGGCACGGCGCCCGCCGCTCTCAcccttttcccccggggaaAGACACGAAAACACGGGCCGGGAAcgcggggcccgggggggcgCCGCGGGCCCCCCCCACGCGGGtcccccggggggcccccccccccgccgcggGGGTCGCGGCCCGCCGGCCGCCGCGCCCCggctttccctttctctcctctcccacGGCCTTTCGCCCCTCGAGACGCCCCCCGCCACGACCGTGCGCCGCGCGCCTCCCCCCCGGGGGGaaacccccccccgggggggccgGGGTCCGGCGGATGCGCTCCCCGCCGGCCCCCCGGCGGGGCGCCACCGAAAAACCGAGCCGGGTTCGCCCCGCGCCCGAGGCCTGCCCACGGCATAaacccccccccgccgccgggccgccccccccccctcccccccccggccccccgccCCGCCTCCCCCGCCTGGCCCCCTTTGCCTCGGGACGGCCCCGGCGGGAAAGGGACGGGGCCGACGGGGGGAACGCCCCTCTCCTCTTTTCCCCGCGGGGAAACCGGGGGGGGGAacgccccgcgccgcccccccAACTTCCTTCCCCACCGCGCGGGCCCAGAAGGGCGACGGGGGACGCGCCTGCGGGGGCCCGGGGCGACCTGCCCcccggccggggggggggggggcccttccGGCCAAACCCTCCCCCGCAGAAAGGGGGGCCCCTCGAGCGGCGCCGCCGCCCTCGGGCCCCCGGGGGCGCCCGCGCTCGCGGGCCCCCGCCCACGGGGGGCCCCCGGGCGCTCGCCCCCCGGGGGGCGGGGGGATCGAGGggggggcgggcccgggggaCGGCGCCGCCGGCGCCCTTCGAGGAGGAAAGCCTCGAGGGACGATTTGGGGGCCGGGCGGCGGGACGCGGCGCCCCCCCCGCGAGACACCCGCAACGGCGGGGGCTCCAGGGGAGACGCGGCCCGGGCCCCGGCGCCGCCACCGCCGCGGGGCCCAGGAAAGGCAAAGCGGCGCTCTCTTTCCGGGGTCGCCCGTTACACAGGGGCGGTCGCCCCCGCCCGACCGCGCCCCGGCCCTCCGCAGAGCCGGGGGGCGAAGGGGGGCAAGGCCCCCGCCCCGGGGCCCGGTTACCCCCGCGCCCGCGCCGCGGCGGGGGGGACGACGACGACGACGGGGGGAAGCGCGGCCGCGGGCCGCGGACACCACCGCAGGGGCTACGGGGGGTAGCTGCCCCCTACCCCTCAAtggggccgcgccgccgcccgcaaaacccccgccgccgccgcctggccccgccgccgcggcccACGCGGGGCCCCGCCAGCCGCCCGAGTCCTTAAACGCCGCCCCGGGTTcgccggccccccccccctttggtCCCCGCCGCAACACGTTTGACACGCCCCGGGGGGGGAAAACGAGGGGAAAACCGCCGAGGCGCGGGCCCCTAGGTACTGGCCTGGGGAGGGAAACACCTGCAATGGCCCCGCCGGGGTGCTCCCCCGCTGCCCCCCTCGGGGAGCgccccggggggggccccccgCGTCTGCGCCACCAACCGCGGCGTCCTCTGGGGGCCCGGGGTTTCCCTCATACCCCGCTGCGCCCAGAGGACCCCGCGGCCGAACCGCCCCGCCGCGGGGGGGACGCGCCCCGACCGCCGACGCGCCTCGCCCCCCCGGGCGCGcgcgccccgccggccccgAAGGCCGCGGCCCGGGAACCCCCGGACGCGGCGTGTTTCCCCTCCCTCTGGGGCGCCCAGGGGGGGAACCGCTCGCCCGAAGCGGGAACTCTGCCGGCCCGCAAAGCCCCGCCCCCGGGTGGGGGAAGGGCCGGAGGAGCCGCCTCCCCCGGCCCCAAGGGcgccccccccgcccgcccccctCCCATTTCCACATGGGCCCCGACGGGGCCACCCCGGAGGGCCGCCGCCGCTCGACGGCGAAGCAGcgaggggggggaggggcgcgCCTCGGGGGGGCCGCCAGCACCCCCCCTTCCCCACCCGGGGGTTTTCCTCGCGCGCAACCGGGGGAGACCCGGGCCTCGGGAAACTGGGGCCGCCCCCCGGGGCGCGGCGCCCCACGCGCCTGCCCGCCGCCCGGGCGTTCGGGGGGCCCCGGGGCGGTGGGCAGAGGCgggggggcccccggcccccgcTCCCCCGGGGGGGGAGGGACCCACAGACCGCGAAAGGGGCGGGGGGGGAGGAGGACACGAcgacaggaggaggagagaaagccGCCGCGACGGGGGGGGGACGGCCCCGCGCTTCGACCCGGGCCGCGACGCGGGGTGTGCGCGGGTCAGCCCCCCCGCGCGCAACGGTGACGGGCGCGCGCGACGCGCCCCCGGCCGAGCGGCCCCCTTTgcccctccttttctctttttcgAGCCCCCCccgtttttttttcccacccccGGAGGGGCCGCGCCCTCCGTCCCCCTCTCTGGGCTGCGGCGCCGGCCCCAAAGGGAGGGGGTGTGCCCCGGGGCCGGCCgcggggccccgggggccggggcGTGCGAACGGGCGGGCGACGAGCGCGCCGCGCGCCGCGGGCCGCCGACGCCCCAACGCGCAGGGGGCCCCACCCCCCCCGGGATGATCCTTCGCAGGTTTACCTTCGAACCTTGTTTACACTTTTACCTCCTCAAAAGCAAGTTCGACCCTTTTCACACTCCCGGGAGGCCTGGCCGACCCCGCCGGGCCCACCCGGGCCTCACTAAACCCTCCAATCGGTATTTGGACGGGGGGTGTTACAAAGGGCAGGGACTTTTTTCCCCCGAGCTTATGACCCCACTTACGGGAAATTTCCCCGTTTACGGGGAAGAATTCAATCCCCCTCCCCCTAGGGGGTTCAACGGGTTTTCCCGCGGGCCCGCCGGGAGGTAGGCAAACTAGCCAGTCATGTAGCCCGTGCGGCCCCGGACATCTAAGGGCATCACAGACCCTATTGCTCAAATCTCGGGGGGCCCAACccacttttttccctctaaaagtTGGGCGCCGACCGCTCGGTTTGCGAACATTTTCATCCCGAGTCTCGTTCTTATTCGGGAATAACCAACAAATCGCCCCCCCAACTAAAACGGGCCCTCACCACCACCCCCCGGAATCGAGAAACTCTCAATCTGTCAATCTTTCCTtccggggccgggggggggttttcccgGTTGATCAAATTTAAACCGCAGGGTCCACTCCTGGTGGTGCCCTTCCGCAATTCCTTTAAGTTTCAGCTTTGCAACCATACTCCCcccgggaaccccaaaactttgGGTTTCCCGGGGGCTGCCCGGGGGTCAAAGGGGAAAAACGCCCCCCGGATCGCCGTTTTGGCATCGTTATGGTCGGAACACAAAGTTTTCTGATCTCCTTCGACACTCCGACTTCGTTTTTTgattatgggaaaaaattcttggGAAATGCTTTTCCCCTAGGGCCCTCTTGCCCGGGCCCAAAATTTCACCTCTAGCGGCACAAACGATTTCCCCCGCCGTCCTCTTAATcaggccccctttttcccaaaaccaacaaaataaacGAGTCCTATTTCCCTTATTCCTACTCAGTATGCCGGGGGCCGCCTCTTTAACACTcaattttttcaaagaaaaagcttcccggggcccccccggggcACTCAGCTAAGAGCATCGAGGGGGCGCGgagagggaggggctgggacaggcgGTGCTCGCGCCGCGGCGGACCGCCAGCTCGAAACCCAAGATCCCAAATACGAGCTTTTTAACTTTAGCAACTTTAAGATACCTATTGGAGCTGAATTAAACCCCGGCTGCTGGCAACCAGACTTTTCCCTCCCAATGGGATCCCTCCTCAAGGATTTAAAAATGCGCTCATTCCAATTACAAAGGGGCCCCGAAAGAGTCCTGTATTGTTATTTTTCGTCACTACTCCCCGGTCGGGAGTGGGTAATTTGCGCGCCTGCTGCCTTCCTTGGATGTGTAGCCATTCTCTCAGGCTCCCTCTCCGAATCGAACCCGTTCCCCTCACCCGTGGTCACCATGGGAGGCACAGACAGAACCATCGAAAGTTTTATAGGGCAGAACATTCGAATGGGTCCTCGCCGCCGCGGGGCGTGCGATCGCCGAGGTTATCTAGAGTCACCAAAGCTGCCGGGCGGCCCGGTTGGTTTTGGTCTGAAAATCACGCGCCCCGGAGGTCGGCGCTCATGGGCATTATTAGCTCAAAAATTACCACAGTTATCCAAGGAGCGGGAGAGGAGCGACCAAAGGGAAACCAAACTGATTTAATGAGGCCATTCGCATTTTCACTGTACCGCCCTGGGGACATAGACATGCATGGCTAACCTTGAGACAAGCAATATGCTACTGGCAGATCAACCAGGTACCGCCACCCCACGGCGGCGCCGCGCACGGCGGCGCGCAGAGCGCCCGGACCCGGCCCGACCGCCCGGGCCCCACCGGCGCGCGCCCCGCCCAAACCCCGACCGCCCCGCTCTTTTGCCGCTCCGACCCGGGGAGCGGCATCGCGGACGCGACGTGGCGGCATGGCGGCGACGGGGcccggcggcgccgggcggccGGCCGGCCGAGCCTCCCCGGCCCGGCGGCGCCTGGGGCGGAACCCGGCGCCACCGCGGAGGACGCCCCTCGCGGGCCCGGCCCACCCCGGCGGCcgggccccttcccccccccgcGGCAAAGGAGGGCCGACCGCTGCGCGCTTTTTTTCTTTCGCCACTCGCGGGCGAGTGTAGCGcgggctcctctctcctctcgCTtgcgctctctctctctctctctctctctctctctctcggCTTTTTTTCCCCGCTCGCCTTTCACAACACCTCGGGGCCCCCGCGCCCCGGGGGGGGTTCCCAGAAAATCGCCTCGCGCTGGAAGTCACGGCGCGCGCGCGCGGAACGGGGGGCTCGGCCGGGCTGACCCCCACCGAAGCCGAACCCCCCCTCCCGCCGACCGGTCGCCGGCGAGCGACCGGCCGCCGGCGAGGTTGGGCCGAGCGGGCCCCTCGCGGGGAGCGAACCCCCGTCCGACGCGTCCCCCCACCGGGCCGCGCGGAAAGCACCGGACGTGCTAGAGGAGACAGCGACCCGACGAGGCGGGCGCGGCCCGGACACCGAGGCCCCCTTTTCGGCCGGGGCGGCTCCGCTCTGCAGCAGGCGGCGGGACGGCAAAGGAGCGCGCGGatcgggctctgctcccccgTCCGCGCCCCATCGGTTTCTCGGGTCGTTTTTGCGCCCTCTCTCTCGCCATCCATGACCCGCGGCTCAGCTCCAACCGCACCGCCGCCCGGCGCTGCTCGCGGCCGGCACCCACGGGGCGCTAACCCGGACCGGGCCGGCACCGGCACCTCGCGTGGTTTTCGAAGGACACCTGTGGGCTAGCGGGGCCACGCGGCCGTCACACAGCTGGGTCGGGAAAGCCGCCCTCCCCGGCAGCGGGAGGGGCGACACCTCGCCTGCGACGGGAAGCGAACTGGAAAAAGGAACCCCCTGCCCGAGCAGCGGACACCCCCGCCGTGACTTCCCCGCGACAGAGAAGCCCCGGAAGGAGAGCCGGCCGGCCGGGGCCCTCTCCGACGCCACCCCGAAAAGCCTCATCGATCGAGTGCGGCCGAGGAAGGAGCCGCGCCGCCGACGGCGACGACGACGCCCCCCCACGGCCACGGTCCTGGGACAACGGGGCGACGGCCGCCCAGCCC
The genomic region above belongs to Zonotrichia leucophrys gambelii isolate GWCS_2022_RI unplaced genomic scaffold, RI_Zleu_2.0 Scaffold_852_20968, whole genome shotgun sequence and contains:
- the LOC135442013 gene encoding collagen alpha-1(I) chain-like, producing the protein MKWGARAPGPEGGPPAVSRRGSPGAPPPSPPPPPPGREVDGASFLDPKMRRPPPPSSSRPPPAAPRAGPGGPGPAGVWPKRFPRGRVPGGPRAPPGPPRPRLQPDYDTAAPPRPVARDSPRPPPRAGPRGGRRSFGAGAGDGARLSPVAYRMIPGAADSRSTPSPGLPKTKSGGGQQVYPEPRAAEDQVRRRTAGLPREARQSPAEGHGKNPPPLARARGPAAPAPPAPPGPGPGAVRAPARAGRAAPPAPRRVPHDHAVRDGGEAAPHPSAPPAPNHERRSSPGPPADGRAAGYREPTEAPAALRYRYRELPGTRRNRTLSKRGPLLGRTHSRAPAPSQRKETLPGSPRASPGSVRPPQLGASRARLRHSGFRGSEPDSLSIRLRATEAIARHFGTALAYRFRTADPFSTAVHNGTLLHFGFKAPRLNICYYHQDLQPAAAPNPGPTPRLRRTAGAPPNSSRPSPPGIALPGDAGMADAPRHPFSGLVDSAGIVHHLRGPQRAHNAPPPGREGGAGEKRAPGVRPGFPGRPAPDPPQGPAPGPHLPLRARGFHSGPDSHCPDSWAFQTGRWGPHIAATPGAPPGPYRPGAPPGGGPLSAVPPGFTRRRGRGAPAPHPRAKRPGRGAPAGPPRTAPPTGEGARRSSPSPPGVSGETCLSRGVNTRPGTKALRGDGRTAAATRDGDRAGPSKDGGPPGETPSPPDRPPPSPGETGRHAAPKGRPRPPAAEPPPGATASRRPQPAPRGGPRTAIDRQHAQRG
- the LOC135442014 gene encoding proline-rich protein 2-like — encoded protein: MRSPPAPRRGATEKPSRVRPAPEACPRHKPPPAAGPPPPPPPPGPPPRLPRLAPFASGRPRRERDGADGGNAPLLFSPRGNRGGERPAPPPQLPSPPRGPRRATGDAPAGARGDLPPGRGGGGPFRPNPPPQKGGPLERRRRPRAPGGARARGPPPTGGPRALAPRGAGGSRGGRARGTAPPAPFEEESLEGRFGGRAAGRGAPPARHPQRRGLQGRRGPGPGAATAAGPRKGKAALSFRGRPLHRGGRPRPTAPRPSAEPGGEGGQGPRPGARLPPRPRRGGGDDDDDGGKRGRGPRTPPQGLRGVAAPYPSMGPRRRPQNPRRRRLAPPPRPTRGPASRPSP
- the LOC135442015 gene encoding basic proline-rich protein-like, producing the protein MAPPGCSPAAPLGERPGGGPPRLRHQPRRPLGARGFPHTPLRPEDPAAEPPRRGGDAPRPPTRLAPPGARAPPAPKAAAREPPDAACFPSLWGAQGGNRSPEAGTLPARKAPPPGGGRAGGAASPGPKGAPPARPPPISTWAPTGPPRRAAAARRRSSEGGEGRASGGPPAPPLPHPGVFLARNRGRPGPRETGAAPRGAAPHAPARRPGVRGAPGRWAEAGGPPAPAPPGGEGPTDRERGGGGGGHDDRRRRESRRDGGGTAPRFDPGRDAGCARVSPPARNGDGRARRAPGRAAPFAPPFLFFEPPPFFFPTPGGAAPSVPLSGLRRRPQREGVCPGAGRGAPGAGACERAGDERAARRGPPTPQRAGGPTPPGMILRRFTFEPCLHFYLLKSKFDPFHTPGRPGRPRRAHPGLTKPSNRGFNGFSRGPAGRHAWLTLRQAICYWQINQVPPPHGGAAHGGAQSARTRPDRPGPTGARPAQTPTAPLFCRSDPGSGIADATWRHGGDGARRRRAAGRPSLPGPAAPGAEPGATAEDAPRGPGPPRRPGPFPPPRQRRADRCALFFFRHSRASRSPGRRAGRPGPSPTPPRKASSIECGRGRSRAADGDDDAPPRPRSWDNGATAAQPRLRSARGRGGARGVPPPARPPACANGFPSRLGNGRTGTGLAPGRGDSASPSGPGNPAERARNTCHRDRAAAAGFPFP